From Cryobacterium sp. GrIS_2_6:
CCAGCGGTTCCGCGCCATCACCGTCGGCATCATCCGCCCGGAGATCTTCGTCGTGACCCTGACCTGCACGATCGCAGCCCTCAAAGTGTTCGGCCCGATCTACGCCCTGACCCGCGGCGGGCCGGGCACCTCGACCATGGTTCCGAGCTACTACTCCTACAGCGAGTTCTTCCAGAACCAGCAGGTCGGCTATGGCGCAACGATCGCCACGGCCCTGACCGTCGTGGTCGCCATCGTCGCGATCATCTTCATCACTTTCCAGACCCGGCTCGAGCGCCAGGACGAGGAGCGCTAGCCATGACTACCCTGACCGAGAAAATCCGTCCCCGCCGCGATTCCGGCGCCCCAGAGCCCAAGCCGCTCAAGCTGCCCAAGGTGCACACCCGCAAGACCACCGGCGACTGGGTCATCCTGTTCATCGCCATCATCATCGGCCTGTTCATCGCGATCCCGTTCGTGATGATCGTGATCAACTCCTTCAAGTCGCCGGCCGACTACAACAGCTCCGGCCCCCTTGCCCTGCCGAGCAACCTCTACTTCGACGGCATCATCAACTTCTGGACCAGGGTCAATTTCCCGGAGAAGCTCTGGAACAGCGTCGTCATCTCGAGTGTCGTCGCCGTGGCCGCCGTGCTGCTGTCGATGTTCAACGCCTACGCGATCGGGATCGGCCGCATCCGCGGCCGAACCTGGATCGTCGTGCTGATCCTGCTCGCCAACATGGTGCCACAGGAGGCCCTGCTCTACCCGCTCTACTTCATGTTCAAGCAGGTCGGTCTGTACGACAACATCTGGGCCGTCATCATCATCTTCACGGTCATCCAGAGCGCCTTCGGCACCTACCTGCTGTCGAGCGTCTACGGAACCTTCCCGAAGGAACTCCTCGAGGCGGCCTCCCTCGACGGCGCGAGCCGCTGGCAGATCCTCTGGCGCGTCGTCTACCCGATCAGCCGGTCGACCCTCGCGGTGCTCCTGATCTTCTTCTTCATCTGGACCTGGAACGAATTCCTGATCCCGTTGACGTTCCTGGTCAGCAACGCGAACCAGACGGTCCCGGTCGCGATCAGCGTGCTGCAGGGCGATCGTCTGATGGACGTCACCACCACGAGCGCATCCGCGTTGCTCGGCCTGCTGCCGACGCTCATCTTCTTCCTCATCTTCCAGCGCACGCTGACGCGTGGCATTACCGCAGGAGCAGTCAAGTAATGAAGTTCACCGATGGATTCTGGCACGTGCGTCCCGGCGTCACGCCGCTCTATGCGCAGGAGGCGTACGACCTCGAGGTCGTGCCCTGCGCGACGGGCGACGGCGACGCACTTCGGATCGACGCCCCCACCAAGGTCATCGCCCACCGCGGCGACGTGCTCAACCGTGCCCTGCTCTCCGTGACGCTGTCCTCCCCGCTGCCCGGCGTGATCCGGGTGAGGGCGGCCAAGAACACCGGCGGAGCCACGGAGCCCGGTTTCGAGCTCGACGGCGCCGTCACCGGCAGCGGCATCGTGTCCGTCGACGCCGATGGTGGGACGGTCACGAGCGGCCCCCTGACCGCGCGCATCGACAGGGGGAGCCCCTGGAGCCTCCGCTTCGAGGCGGACGGGCGCACCCTCACCGAGAGCGGGCCGAAATCGATCGGTTACCTGCAGCTCGCCGACGGTGCGCCGATCGCGGCGGAACCCACCGGGGTCTCCGGCGTCACGGAGACCGGGCTCGCCCCCGCATCCGCTTACGTGCACGCGCGGCTCGGGCTCGGCGTCGGCGAACTCGTCTACGGTCTCGGCGAACGCTTCGGTCCGCTCGTGAAGAACGGCCAGACCGTCGACATCTGGAACGCCGACGGCGGAACCTCGAGCGAGCAGTCCTACAAGAACATCCCGTTCTACCTCACCAACCGGGGCTACGGCGTACTCGTCAACCACGCAGAGCACGTCTCCTTCGAGGTCGGCACCGAGTCCGTCGAACAGGTGCAGTTCTCCGTCGCCGGAGAGTACCTCGAGTACTTCGTGATCTACGGCCCGACGCCCAAGGAGATCCTCGGCCGCTACACCGAGCTGACCGGACGCCCGGCCCAGGTGCCGGCCTGGTCGTACGGCCTCTGGCTGTCGACCTCGTTCACCACCCAGTACGACGAGGCGACGGTCAACTCCTTTATCGACGGCATGGCCGAACGCGACCTGCCGCTCTCGGTCTTCCACTTCGACTGCTTCTGGATGCGCGAGTTCAACTGGACCGACTTCGAGTGGGACCCCCGGGTGTTCCCCGACCCTGAGGGCATGCTCGCCCGCCTGCACGGCAAGAACCTGCACGTGAGCGCCTGGATCAACCCGTACATCGCCCAGCGCGCCCCGATCTTCGCCGAGGCCCAGGCGGCCGGCTACCTCGTGAAGAGGGCGGACGGCTCCGTCTGGCAGTGGGACTTCTGGCAGGCAGGCATGGGCCTCGTCGACTTCACCAACCCGGATGCCGTCACCTGGTTCCAGGGCAAGCTGCGGCACCTGCTCGACCAGGGCGTCGACGCCATCAAGACCGACTTCGGCGAGCGGATCCCGCTCGACGTGGTCTGGCACGACGGCTCCAGCCCCGAGCGGATGCACAACTGGTACACCCAGCTCTACAACGCCGCCGTGTTCGAGGTGCTCCAGGAGCACCACGGCGTCGGCGACGCCGTGCTGTTCGCGCGCTCCGCGACCGTCGGCGGCCAGAAGCAGCCGGTGCACTGGGGCGGGGACAACTCGTCGAGCTATGAGTCGATGGCGGAGACGCTGCGCGGTGGGCTCTCGCTCGCCCTCTCCGGCTTCGGGTTCTGGAGCCACGACATCGGCGGCTTCGAGGGCATGCCCAATGCGGCTGTGCTCAAGCGCTGGCTCGCCTTCGGCCTGATGTCGAGCCACTCCCGCCTGCACGGCTCCACGAGCTACCGGGTGCCGTGGCTCTTCGACGACGGCACGGAGGAACCGGGCCAGAGCGCCGTCGACGTCACTCGTCGCTTCACGAAGCTCAAGCTCTCGCTGATGCCCTACCTGTACCAGGTCGGCCTCGAGGCGCACCGCAGCGGCATCCCTTTCATGCGGCCGATGCAGATCGAATTCGCCGGCGACCCCGCCGTCGACTACCTCGACCGCCAGTACCTGCTCGGCCACGACCTACTCGTCGCTCCCGTCTTCAGCGAGGCCGGCGACGTGTCGTACTACCTCCCCGCCGGGACCTGGACGAACTACCTGACCGGCGAGACCGCGGCCGGACCCGCCTGGCGCCGCGAGACCCACGCGTTCGACAGCATTCCGTTGTGGGTGCGGGAGGGCGCCGTGATCGCGACGGGCGCGCGGGACGACCGGCCGGACTACGACTACACCGAGGACGTCCTGATCACGGTCTATCCCGGGGGCGATGCCACCAGGACCGTGCTGGTGTCGGATCCGCTCGGCGATTCCGTTGTGACCTTTACGATTGTGGAAGACGGCGACGGGGTCACGGTGCAGAGTGACTCGGACGCCACGTTCCGCGCCAGACGCGCGGGAGGCGACACCTCAGCATCCGCGAACCGAAAGGCCACCCTCTCATGACCGATTCCCGCCAGGGCAACCCGGACTACCGCGATTCGGGGCTGGAATTCCCCGACGGATTCATCTTCGGTTCGGCGACGGCCGCGTACCAGATCGAGGGTGCCGTCGACGAGGATGGCCGCGGCCCGTCGATCTGGGACATCTTCAGCCACACGCCCGGCGCGATTCTGAACGGTGACACCGGCGACACGGCGAGCGACCACTATCACCACCTCGAGGAAGACCTCGACCTGATGCAGCGGCTCGGCCTGCACGCGTACCGGTTCTCGATCTCGTGGTCGCGGATCCAGCCCACCGGGCGCGGCCCGGTCAACGAGAAGGGTCTCGCGTTCTACGAGCGGCTCGTCGACGGGCTGCTCGAGCGCGGCATCCGCCCGATCGCGACGCTCTACCACTGGGACCTCCCGCAGGCCCTGGAGGACGAGGGCGGCTGGACCAACCGCGAGACCGCATACGCGTTCGCCGAGTACGCGCGGATCATGGGCGCGGCTCTCGGCGACCGGATCGACACCTGGACGACGCTCAACGAGCCGTGGTGCTCCGCGTACCTGGGCTACGGCTCCGGGGCGCACGCGCCCGGTCGAACCGACGGTGCGGAGGCGTTGACCGCGGTCCACCACCTCAACCTCGCGCACGGGCTCGCGATCACGGAACTCAGGAAGGTCGTCACGAACGACCCGGACTTCTCGATCACGCTCAACCTGCACGTCGTGCGCGGCGAGGGCCCCGGTGGGCCAGAGGCCGTTCGGCAGATCGACGGCCTCGGCAACCGGGTCTTCCTCGGCCCGCTGCTGAAAGGCGAGTACCCGGCGGATGTCCTCTCCGACACCGCCCTGATCACCGACTGGTCCTTCGTGCGGCCCGGCGACACCGAGATCATCCACCAGCCGATCGACGTGCTCGGCGTCAACTACTACTCGACCAACCTCGTGCGGCTCTGGGACGGCGAGGCCCCGCGCCAAAGCGCCGACGGCCACAAGGACGCCGCCGGCTCTCCCTGGCCCGGCGCCGACCGGGTCGAATTCGTGCAGCAGGCCGGCCCGTACACCGACATGGGCTGGAACATCGAGCCCGCGGGCCTCGAGGAACTGCTCGTGTCGCTCAGCGAGGAATTCCCGGACCAGCCGCTCATGATCACCGAGAACGGCGCAGCCTTCCCGGACATCCGCGTGCAGGACGCGGACGGCCCCGCCGTGCACGATCCGCTGCGCACCGACTACCTGCAGCGGCACTTCACCGCCGCGCACCGCGCCCTCGCGCGCGGCGTCGACCTGCGCGGGTACCAGGTCTGGTCGTTCATGGACAACTTCGAGTGGGCATACGGCTACTCGAAGCGGTTCGGCATCGTCTACGTCGACTACGACACCGAGGTGCGCACCCCCAAGGACAGTGCGCTCTGGTACGCGAAGCTCGTCGCCACGGGAATCATCCCCGCCGCCTGATCCTGCGTGTCCACGGCGGCGCGCCAATTCCGCCGCTCCGCGCCAGGCACGCCTGGCGCGAAGCGGCGCAACCGGCGCGCGTATGGGAATTGTGCCTGCGGCGCGCCGGGAAAACCGTGCACGCGCACGGTTTTGCGGTTCTGCGCAACAAATTCGGTTCCGGTCCGGAATTCTCACGTTGTAATTGCCAGATTTGCATCCCTGGCCCAAAAGAGGGGTGACTCGGGCTCGAATCCTGTTATATGTTGGACGCATCAACATAAGCGCGTGTCGCGACGTTGATGACAGCGTTACAAGGGGGTAATGGTGGTTTTACTGCCGCCTCCTCGTGCGATCACAGCATTCAGAGCAGAAAGCAGATCATGACGAAAACCAAGAGGCTGTTCACGATTGTCGCTACGGGGGCCGTTGCGCTCTCGCTCGCGGCGTGTTCAACGGCCACCACATCAGCGACCGGAAGCACAACGGCGGCAATCGCCGACTGCAACGTCGGCATCTCGATGCCCACGAGAAGCCTCGAGCGCTGGATCAATGACGGCGAAGGCCTCAAGACCAAGCTCGAAGGGGCCGGCTGCACCGTCGACCTTCAGTACGCGGACAATAAGACCGACCAGCAGATCAGCCAGATCCAGAACCAGGTCGCCGGCGGGGCCAAGATCCTCGTCGTCGCAGCGATCGACGGCAAGGTTCTCGCACCGGCCCTCGCCGACGCGAAGAAGCAGGACGCCACGGTCATCGCCTACGACCGCCTGATCAACGGGACCCCCGACGTCGACTACTACGCGACGTTCGACAACTACAAGGTGGGCACGCTGCAGGGCCAGTTCATCGAGAAGCAGCTCGGTCTCAAGGACGGCAAGGGTCCGTTCAACCTCGAGCCCTTCGCCGGCAGCCCCGACGACAACAACGCCAAGTACTTCTTCTCCGGCGCGTGGGACGTGCTCCTGCCCTACGTGACGAGCGGCCAGCTGGTCGTCCCGAGCGGCAAGGCTCCGAAGACGAACGACGAGTGGACCACGATCGGTATCCAGGGGTGGGCGTCTGACAAGGCCCAGGCCGAGATGGACAACCGGCTCTCCTCGTTCTACGGCAACGGCGCCAAGGTCAACGTCGTGCTCTCCCCGAACGACAGCCTCGCGGTCGGTATCGAAGCATCCCTCAAGTCGGCCGGCTATAACGCCGGAGCCGACTACCCGCTCATCACGGGTCAGGACGCCGACAAGGCGAACGTCAAGGCTATCCTCGCGGGCACCCAGTCGATGACCGTCTGGAAGGACACCCGTACCCTCGGTGCCCAGGTCTTCACGATGATCCAGTCGATCGCTGCCGGCACAACGGTCGAGGTGAACGACACGAAGACGTACGACAACGGCAAGAAGGTCGTCCCGTCCTACCTGCTGGCCCCTGAGGTCGTCACGAAGGACCTCGTGCAGACGAAGCTCATCGATTCCGGGTTCATCAAGGCATCGGACGTCGGCCTCTAAGCCGTACCGAAGAAACCGAATTCCGTACGGACTGCGGTGGTGGCGGGGCCCTGGGCTTCGCCACCACCGCGGTCGGTACGCACCCGAACGACGTATTCGCTGACAGGAGCGACACACATGAACGGTCCGATTCTTCGGATGATCGACATCGGGAAAGACTTCAGCGGGGTCAAAGCCCTCGACTCCGTCACCCTCGAGGTCGAGCGCGGCAAGGTGCACGGCATCTGCGGTGAGAACGGCGCAGGCAAGTCGACGCTGATGAAGGTGCTGAGCGGCGTCTACCCGCACGGCAGCTACGACGGCACGATCGAATTCGAGGGGGAAGAGGCCCAGTTCAGATCGATCAACGACAGCGAAGCGGTCGGGATCGTCATCATCCACCAGGAACTGGCGCTCAGCCCCTACCTCTCGATCGCGGAGAACATCTTCCTCGGCAACGAGAACGCCACCCGCGGCGTCATCGACTGGAACAAGACCAACCTCGAGGCCGCGAGCCTGCTCGCCCGGGTCGGTCTCGACGAGAACCCGGCCACGAAGGTGCTCGAACTCGGTGTCGGCAAGCAGCAGCTCGTGGAGATCGCGAAGGCGCTGTCGAAGCGAGTGAAACTGCTCATCCTCGACGAGCCGACTGCGGCACTCAACGACGAAGACTCCGACCACCTGCTCGACCTGATCGAGCACCTGAGGGGCCAGGGCATCACGAGCATCATCATCTCCCACAAACTCAAGGAGATCCGTCGGATCGCGGACACGGTGACCGTGATCCGGGACGGCAAGACGATCGAGACGATCGACATGCACGGTCCGGATGCGACCCAGGCCCGCATCATCCGCTCGATGGTCGGACGCGACCTCAACAGCATGTTCCCGCCCCGGGACCCGACGATCGGCGCGGAGATCCTCCGGGTCGAGGACTGGAACGCGTACCACCCGGTGGACACGAGTAGGAAAGTCGTCGACAACGCCTCGTTCACCGTGCACGCGGGCGAGGTCGTCGGCTTCGCCGGGCTGATGGGCGCCGGCCGCACGGAACTCGCGATGAGCATCTTCGGACGCTCATACGGCACGAACATCACCGG
This genomic window contains:
- a CDS encoding carbohydrate ABC transporter permease, which produces MTTLTEKIRPRRDSGAPEPKPLKLPKVHTRKTTGDWVILFIAIIIGLFIAIPFVMIVINSFKSPADYNSSGPLALPSNLYFDGIINFWTRVNFPEKLWNSVVISSVVAVAAVLLSMFNAYAIGIGRIRGRTWIVVLILLANMVPQEALLYPLYFMFKQVGLYDNIWAVIIIFTVIQSAFGTYLLSSVYGTFPKELLEAASLDGASRWQILWRVVYPISRSTLAVLLIFFFIWTWNEFLIPLTFLVSNANQTVPVAISVLQGDRLMDVTTTSASALLGLLPTLIFFLIFQRTLTRGITAGAVK
- the yicI gene encoding alpha-xylosidase; its protein translation is MKFTDGFWHVRPGVTPLYAQEAYDLEVVPCATGDGDALRIDAPTKVIAHRGDVLNRALLSVTLSSPLPGVIRVRAAKNTGGATEPGFELDGAVTGSGIVSVDADGGTVTSGPLTARIDRGSPWSLRFEADGRTLTESGPKSIGYLQLADGAPIAAEPTGVSGVTETGLAPASAYVHARLGLGVGELVYGLGERFGPLVKNGQTVDIWNADGGTSSEQSYKNIPFYLTNRGYGVLVNHAEHVSFEVGTESVEQVQFSVAGEYLEYFVIYGPTPKEILGRYTELTGRPAQVPAWSYGLWLSTSFTTQYDEATVNSFIDGMAERDLPLSVFHFDCFWMREFNWTDFEWDPRVFPDPEGMLARLHGKNLHVSAWINPYIAQRAPIFAEAQAAGYLVKRADGSVWQWDFWQAGMGLVDFTNPDAVTWFQGKLRHLLDQGVDAIKTDFGERIPLDVVWHDGSSPERMHNWYTQLYNAAVFEVLQEHHGVGDAVLFARSATVGGQKQPVHWGGDNSSSYESMAETLRGGLSLALSGFGFWSHDIGGFEGMPNAAVLKRWLAFGLMSSHSRLHGSTSYRVPWLFDDGTEEPGQSAVDVTRRFTKLKLSLMPYLYQVGLEAHRSGIPFMRPMQIEFAGDPAVDYLDRQYLLGHDLLVAPVFSEAGDVSYYLPAGTWTNYLTGETAAGPAWRRETHAFDSIPLWVREGAVIATGARDDRPDYDYTEDVLITVYPGGDATRTVLVSDPLGDSVVTFTIVEDGDGVTVQSDSDATFRARRAGGDTSASANRKATLS
- a CDS encoding GH1 family beta-glucosidase — translated: MTDSRQGNPDYRDSGLEFPDGFIFGSATAAYQIEGAVDEDGRGPSIWDIFSHTPGAILNGDTGDTASDHYHHLEEDLDLMQRLGLHAYRFSISWSRIQPTGRGPVNEKGLAFYERLVDGLLERGIRPIATLYHWDLPQALEDEGGWTNRETAYAFAEYARIMGAALGDRIDTWTTLNEPWCSAYLGYGSGAHAPGRTDGAEALTAVHHLNLAHGLAITELRKVVTNDPDFSITLNLHVVRGEGPGGPEAVRQIDGLGNRVFLGPLLKGEYPADVLSDTALITDWSFVRPGDTEIIHQPIDVLGVNYYSTNLVRLWDGEAPRQSADGHKDAAGSPWPGADRVEFVQQAGPYTDMGWNIEPAGLEELLVSLSEEFPDQPLMITENGAAFPDIRVQDADGPAVHDPLRTDYLQRHFTAAHRALARGVDLRGYQVWSFMDNFEWAYGYSKRFGIVYVDYDTEVRTPKDSALWYAKLVATGIIPAA
- the chvE gene encoding multiple monosaccharide ABC transporter substrate-binding protein, whose product is MTKTKRLFTIVATGAVALSLAACSTATTSATGSTTAAIADCNVGISMPTRSLERWINDGEGLKTKLEGAGCTVDLQYADNKTDQQISQIQNQVAGGAKILVVAAIDGKVLAPALADAKKQDATVIAYDRLINGTPDVDYYATFDNYKVGTLQGQFIEKQLGLKDGKGPFNLEPFAGSPDDNNAKYFFSGAWDVLLPYVTSGQLVVPSGKAPKTNDEWTTIGIQGWASDKAQAEMDNRLSSFYGNGAKVNVVLSPNDSLAVGIEASLKSAGYNAGADYPLITGQDADKANVKAILAGTQSMTVWKDTRTLGAQVFTMIQSIAAGTTVEVNDTKTYDNGKKVVPSYLLAPEVVTKDLVQTKLIDSGFIKASDVGL
- the mmsA gene encoding multiple monosaccharide ABC transporter ATP-binding protein — its product is MNGPILRMIDIGKDFSGVKALDSVTLEVERGKVHGICGENGAGKSTLMKVLSGVYPHGSYDGTIEFEGEEAQFRSINDSEAVGIVIIHQELALSPYLSIAENIFLGNENATRGVIDWNKTNLEAASLLARVGLDENPATKVLELGVGKQQLVEIAKALSKRVKLLILDEPTAALNDEDSDHLLDLIEHLRGQGITSIIISHKLKEIRRIADTVTVIRDGKTIETIDMHGPDATQARIIRSMVGRDLNSMFPPRDPTIGAEILRVEDWNAYHPVDTSRKVVDNASFTVHAGEVVGFAGLMGAGRTELAMSIFGRSYGTNITGRVFKNGTEISVRTVDEAIRNGIAYATEDRKKYGLNLIGDITVNVSAAALATLARFGVIDRHREYKVAEDYRRRMNIKAPSVSSITGQLSGGNQQKVVLSKWVFTGPDVLFLDEPTRGIDVGAKYEIYGIINELAAAGKAVVVISSELPELLGISDRIYAISEGRITGEVAAKDATQESLMHLMTAGKD